Proteins from a genomic interval of Debaryomyces hansenii CBS767 chromosome E complete sequence:
- a CDS encoding DEHA2E24398p (no similarity) encodes MYFSGEDSNNITYDDPANKCIRINPSLYARVQDDNEQNIRVFLDTHLLKIRNISHNQKLPTLEHIISKHNASVSTGSTTVMSASNYVTKAMMTAEFREISSDEFKNTYLAPLDMVIKDSNLSKELLSRTYDYPLGDARHVEDDIQSYFSHQIEDTTARLYRDILDEYHHFGHALIIPPLLTNPNFKPDIVHVSYDEASTRQNPDICFAIGDYKTENYFLTQGLQELKLAITDFVEKRLNLKQLRSRENQRIFEDREWSPRVLCALVLRKYLYQAFLCGTDRVFISDHQSFSGFFKYEIMDDGKMIIDYYVINDPETVEHGITLRSAIAGFFYKDNAEALSTKEKFAGLIEISQKTKGPDPLANVLPRLVEEPTPSRKRKRSKMSGNQLRKRLVTIEESNEVDFDAIRGNTFCRIIYNPAASFPNLGLSLPSTVFVKWYNYPEQAQENFPDKDSYYDMYVNELEINEMLANSSFTANFAKLIVSGYWNGIPSQPMHIFEDLGEEIPSTEWDKFRVHKVVKERLAEIHSLGISHNDIRLDNIHVSISGRVTLIDFGLAFYPSNEEQKKRDFEALDELVPITGYGISGEDKIRDVV; translated from the coding sequence ATGTACTTTTCGGGAGAAGATAGTAACAATATTACGTATGATGACCCCGCAAATAAATGCATTAGGATTAATCCATCATTATATGCTAGGGTTCAAGATGACAATGAACAAAACATAAGGGTCTTTTTAGACACTCAccttttgaaaataagaaatatctcacataatcaaaaattaccTACGTTGGAACATATAATATCCAAGCATAATGCTTCAGTTTCTACTGGATCCACGACTGTGATGCTGGCACTGAATTATGTTACGAAAGCGATGATGACGGCAGAATTTAGAGAGATCAGTAGTGATGAGTTCAAAAACACATATTTGGCTCCTCTTGATATGGTTATTAAGGATTCAAATCTCAGTAAAGAATTACTATCAAGGACGTATGATTATCCTTTGGGGGATGCCAGACATGTGGAAGATGATATTCAGCTGTATTTTTCTCATCAAATAGAAGATACCACTGCTAGACTTTATCGTGACATCTTGGATGAATACCACCATTTTGGTCACGCTTTAATAATACCTCCCTTGTTGACAAACCCAAACTTCAAGCCCGATATTGTCCATGTGTCTTATGATGAGGCATCAACTCGTCAAAATCCAGATATTTGCTTTGCGATAGGTGATTATAAGACAGAAAACTATTTTTTAACTCAAGgacttcaagaattgaaattagcTATAACGGACTTCGTAGAAAAACGTTTGAacttgaaacaattgagaCTGCGTGAAAATCAGCGCATATTTGAAGATCGAGAATGGTCGCCTAGAGTTTTATGCGCATTAGTTTTAAgaaaatatctttatcaagCCTTTCTCTGTGGGACAGACAGAGTGTTTATCTCAGATCATCAGTCATTTTCGGGgtttttcaaatatgagATTATGGATGATGGAAAAATGATCATAGACTACTATGTTATTAATGATCCCGAGACTGTGGAACATGGCATAACTCTAAGGTCAGCGATAGCGGGCTTTTTCTATAAGGATAATGCAGAGGCGCTCAGTACAAAAGAGAAATTTGCAGGACTAATTGAAATAAGTCAGAAGACCAAAGGGCCAGATCCATTAGCGAATGTGCTTCCTCGACTTGTGGAAGAACCCACACCAAGTCGTAAACGGAAACGTAGCAAGATGTCTGGGAATCAACTTCGAAAACGATTGGTAACTATAGAAGAAAGCAATGAAGTCGACTTTGATGCCATTCGAGGTAACACATTTTGTCGGATAATATATAACCCTGCTGCATCTTTTCCTAATTTGGGATTGCTGCTTCCGTCCACAGTCTTTGTTAAATGGTACAACTATCCTGAGCAGGctcaagaaaattttccAGATAAAGATAGTTACTACGACATGTACGTCAATGAgcttgaaattaatgagaTGCTTGCGAATTCGTCGTTTACTGCAAACTTCGCAAAGCTTATAGTTTCTGGATACTGGAATGGTATTCCAAGCCAGCCgatgcatatatttgaagatttgggaGAAGAAATACCATCTACTGAATGGGATAAATTTAGGGTGCATAAAGTAGTTAAGGAGAGACTCGCGGAAATTCATCTGTTGGGAATTTCGCATAATGATATAAGGCTCGACAATATACATGTTTCAATATCGGGAAGGGTCACTTTGATAGATTTTGGGTTAGCTTTTTACCCAAGTAATGAAGAACAGAAAAAAAGAGACTTTGAAGCCCTTGATGAGCTTGTCCCAATTACTGGTTATGGCATTTCTGGGGAGGATAAAATCCGTGATGTTGTCTGA
- a CDS encoding DEHA2E24376p (similar to uniprot|Q7SD19 Neurospora crassa NCU01849.1 hypothetical protein (11205 - 12534)), producing MVSFGVLSSIALSSAYFFDHAYAHKVVNSTPISSRDTVYSNAKRSLTRCEEKLLHPDAMKRRQEKRDRFINGHKKKKRARDTGYPPLISKRADNSSSLFEDVSCILSPEVTIGPYYVEGEYVRDDITEDQDGVDLLLDVQLIDVNTCEPVPQSYIDVWHCNSTGVYSGVSEEDTLGSTFLRGIWPTDDDGIMQMKTKFPGWYVSRATHIHITAHQNATVLSNNTISGGDVNHIGQIFFNQTLLDEVALLEPYVSNQQSKTSNTEDSIYQEENSNGYDAIMNIEYLGSEISAGLLGYITIGVNTTANYDDEVIAAATFS from the coding sequence atgGTTTCATTCGGTGTTTTATCATCTATCGCATTATCAAGTGCTTACTTTTTCGACCACGCTTATGCTCACAAGGTTGTAAATTCGACTCCTATCAGCTCTCGTGATACAGTATACTCCAATGCTAAGCGTTCGCTTACAAGATGTGAAGAGAAACTTCTTCATCCTGATGCAATGAAGCGCAGACAAGAAAAGAGAGACAGATTTATTAACGGCcacaagaaaaagaagagagCCAGAGATACAGGATATCCACCACTTATCAGTAAAAGAGCTGATAATTCATcctcattatttgaagatgtaTCATGTATACTTAGTCCCGAAGTAACAATTGGGCCATATTATGTTGAAGGTGAATATGTTAGAGATGATATCACCGAAGACCAAGATGGAGTTGATCTTTTATTAGATGTCCAGCTTATTGACGTAAATACTTGTGAGCCAGTTCCTCAAAGTTATATTGATGTTTGGCATTGTAACTCTACTGGTGTATACTCTGGTGTTTCTGAAGAAGACACTCTTGGCTCTACTTTCCTTAGAGGTATTTGGCCAACTGATGACGACGGAATAATGCAaatgaaaacaaaatttcCAGGGTGGTATGTAAGCCGTGCCACTCATATTCATATAACAGCGCACCAAAATGCCACAGTTTTACTGAATAATACCATATCTGGAGGTGATGTGAATCACATTGGACAAATCTTTTTTAATCAGacattattagatgaagtAGCTTTATTAGAACCATATGTCAGTAATCAGCAAAGTAAAACAAGCAATACGGAGGACtcaatttatcaagaagaaaattcCAATGGTTATGATGCTATAATGAACATAGAATATTTAGGTTCGGAAATTTCAGCTGGCCTTCTTGGTTATATTACAATTGGTGTCAATACAACTGCTAACTATGACGATGAAGTTATCGCTGCTGCTACATTTTCATAA